One genomic region from Longimicrobiaceae bacterium encodes:
- the rpsU gene encoding 30S ribosomal protein S21 produces the protein MVEIQLEETDRLDWALKQFRRRMIRSGMFKDMRRKRFYEKPSEARKAKSKAAERRRHKDRKRAARRMDF, from the coding sequence GTGGTCGAGATTCAGCTGGAAGAGACCGATCGTCTGGACTGGGCGCTGAAGCAGTTCCGCCGCCGGATGATCCGCTCGGGGATGTTCAAGGACATGCGCCGCAAGCGCTTCTACGAGAAGCCCAGCGAGGCCCGCAAGGCGAAGTCCAAGGCGGCGGAGCGCCGCCGGCACAAGGACCGCAAGCGCGCCGCGCGCCGGATGGACTTCTAG